A stretch of DNA from Hoeflea ulvae:
ACGAAAGGGAGGAAGAATGGAGAACAAGAGGGTCCAGCCTTTGGCGCGCGACGCCATGGCCTATGTTCTGGCCGGCGGCCGTGGCAGCCGTCTGAAGGAACTCACCGACCGCCGGGCCAAGCCTGCGGTTTTCTTCGGCGGCAAGTCGCGGATCATCGACTTCGCCCTGTCCAATGCCCTCAACTCCGGCATCCGCCGCATCGGGGTCGCCACCCAGTACAAGGCCCACTCGCTGATCCGCCACATGCAGCGCGGCTGGAACTTCCTGCGCCCCGAGCGCAATGAAAGCTTCGATATCCTGCCCGCCAGCCAGCGCGTGTCGGAAACCCAATGGTATGACGGCACCGCCGATGCGGTGTTCCAGAACATCGACATCATCGAGAGCTATGCCCCCAAATACATGGTTATTCTGGCCGGCGACCACATCTACAAGATGGACTATGAATTGATGCTGCAGCAGCACGTCAATTCCGGCGCCGATGTCACAGTCGGCTGCCTTGAAGTCCCGCGCATGGAAGCCGTCGGCTTCGGCGTCATGCATGTCAACGACAAGGACGAGATCATCGCCTTTGTCGAAAAGCCTGCCGATCCCCCGGCCATGCCCGACAAGCCGGATATGGCGCTCGCCTCGATGGGCATTTATGTCTTCAACACCGATTTCCTGATGGATGAGCTGCGGCGCGATGCCACCAATCCCGATTCCAGCCGTGACTTCGGCAAGGACATCATCCCCTACATCGTCGAAAACGGCAAAGCCGTGGCGCACCGGTTTGCCGAATCCTGCGTCCGCGAAACGCCGGAGAAGGAAGCCTATTGGCGCGACGTGGGCACGATCGATGCCTATTGGCAGGCCAATATCGACCTGACCGACATCCTGCCGGAACTCGACCTCTATGACCGGTCATGGCCGATCTGGACCTATGCCGAGATCCGGCCACCGGCAAAATTCGTCCACAATGAGGAAGGCCGCCGCGGCATGGCGCTGTCTTCGCTGGTCTCCGGCGACTGCATCATCTCGGGTTCGGAACTGCATCGCTCGCTGATTTTCACCGGCGTTCTGTGCCGCTCCTATTCGAAACTCAACGAGGCGGTGGTGCTGCCCGAATGCGTCATCGGCAGACATGCCAGCCTTTCCAAGGTGGTGCTTGATCGCGGCGTGAAAATTCCCGCCGGACTGGTCGTGGGCGAGGACCCTGAACTGGACGCCAGCCGTTTTCAGCGATCGGAATCGGGGATCTGCCTGATCACCCAGGACATGCTTGACCGAGCGGGATTGATTTACGAATGAAGGTTCTCTCCGTCGCATCCGAAGTCTATCCGCTGATCAAGACCGGCGGGCTTGCCGACGTCGCGGGCGCCCTGCCCGCGGCGCTGGGTGCCCATGGCGTGGACATGCGGGTGCTGCTTCCCGGCTACAAGCAGGTGCTGGCCAAGCTCAAGAAACCCTCGGCCGTGCTCGAATTCGCCGATCTGTTCGGCTCCAGCGCCACGGTGCTTGCGTCGAAGATCGACGGCGTGCAGTTTCTCGTTCTGGACTCACCCGATCTCTATGATCGCGACGGCGGGCCTTACACCGGTGCGACCGGCGCCGATCACCCCGACAACTGGCGCCGTTTCGCGGCACTCTCCCGCGCCGCGGCAATCATCGCGGAAGACGGGCTGGGCGGCTGGATTCCCGACATTGTCCATGCCCATGACTGGCAGGCAGGCCTGGTTCCCGTCTACATGAAGCAAGGCAAGGCCGCGGCCACGCCAACGGTCATGACGATCCACAACATCGCCTTTCAGGGCCAGTTCGGTCCCGACATCTTCCCGCAGCTCGAGCTGCCGCAATCGGTGTTTTCCGTCGATGGGCTTGAATATTACGGGGATGTGAGCTTCCTCAAGGGCGGCCTGCAGATGGCCACCGCGATCACCACCGTGAGCCCGACCTATGCCCAGGAAATCCGCACCCCCGCCTTCGGCATGGGCCTTGACGGCCTGATCAATGCCCGCGCCGACGCTCTGCACGGGATCGTAAACGGGATTGATTCCCAGGTATGGGATCCGGCGATCGATCCCCTGGTTCCGTTCCATTACAGCCACTCCAAGCTCAAGAAACGTCAGTCCAACCGCGAAGCGCTGGCCGAACGCTTCGGTTTGGCGGGCACCGACGGCCCCGTGTTCACCGTGGTCAGCCGCCTGACCTGGCAAAAGGGCATCGATGTGCTCACCGAGCTGGTGGACGACATCGTCGCCATGGGTGCCAAGCTCGTGGTGCTGGGCTCCGGCGACCAGGCGCTCGAGGCAGCGCTCGAGGCCGCCACCGCCCGCCATCCTGGTCATGTCGGCGTTGTCATCGGCTATGACGAACCGCTGTCGCATCTCATGCAGGCCGGCGGCGATGTCATCCTGGTGCCGTCGCGGTTCGAGCCCTGCGGCCTCACCCAGCTCTACGGGCTGCGCTATGGCAATGTTCCGGTGGTTGCGCGCACCGGCGGACTGGCCGATACCATCATCGACGCCAACGAGGCGGCGAGTGCTGCGCGGGTGGCGACAGGTTTCCAGTTCTCGCCGGTCACGCCGGACGCCCTGCGCGAAGCCTTGCGCCGCGCGGTTCGCGCCTTTGCCGACCCGAAGGTCTGGGCGCGGCTTCAGAACCAGGGCATGAAGGCCGACGTCTCCTGGGACCGCAGTGCCCTGCGTTATGCCGATCTCTATGCCGAACTTCTCGCGAATAAAGAGTGAAACTTCATGAACCGGACTGTATCCGTCACCCCTTCCCTGATCAGAAACCCGGCACATCGGGGCTTCGCAAGAAGGTCCCCGTGTTTCAGGAACCGGGCTATACCGAAGCCTTCATCCAGTCGATCTTCGACAGCCTCGAGGGCATAGAGGGCAAGACCCTGGTGATCGGCGGCGATGGCCGCTTTTACAACCGCGAAGTCATTCAGACAGCTATCCGCATGGCCGCCGCCAATGGTTTCGGGCGCGTCCTCGTTGGCCAGGGCGGCATATTGTCGACACCGGCGGCCTCGCACCTGATCCGCAAGAACAAGGCTTTTGGCGGATTGATCCTTTCGGCAAGCCACAATCCCGGCGGTCCCACCGAGGATTTCGGCATCAAGTACAACATTTCCAATGGCGGCCCGGCACCGGAGAAGATCACCGAGGCGATGTATGCCCGCACCCAGACCATCGACCGCTACCTGATCGCCGATTTCGATGATGTCGACCTCGACCAGACTGGCGTCTTTGAAGCCGGCGGCATGGCGATCGAAGTTGTGGACCCCGTCACCGATTACGCCGAACTGATGGAAACCCTGTTCGATTTCGACGCGATCCGTGCGCTGGTATCAGGCGGCTTCATGGTTGCCTTCGACGCCATGCACGCCGTCACCGGTCCCTATGCGCGCGAGATCCTTGTGCGCCGGCTCGGCGTCGACCCCGCTCTGGTGTTCAACGCCACGCCGCTTGAGGATTTCGGCGGGCATCATCCGGATCCCAACCTGGTCCACGCCAGGATGCTCTATGATCTGATGATGGGACCGGACGCTCCGGATTTCGGCGCAGCGTCTGACGGCGACGGCGACCGCAACCTGATCATCGGCCGCAACATATTCGTCACACCATCCGACTCGCTGGCGATGTTGGCAGCCAACGCCCATCTCGCCCCGGGCTACAAGGGCGGCCTCAAGGGCATTGCCCGCTCAATGCCGACCAGCGGCGCCGCCGACCGGGTTGCCGCCAAGCTCGGCGTCGAGATGCACGAGACCCCGACCGGCTGGAAGTTTTTCGGCAATCTGCTCGACGCCGGACGCTGCACCATCTGCGGCGAGGAAAGTGCCGGCACCGGCTCCGACCATGTCCGCGAGAAGGACG
This window harbors:
- the glgA gene encoding glycogen synthase GlgA, which translates into the protein MKVLSVASEVYPLIKTGGLADVAGALPAALGAHGVDMRVLLPGYKQVLAKLKKPSAVLEFADLFGSSATVLASKIDGVQFLVLDSPDLYDRDGGPYTGATGADHPDNWRRFAALSRAAAIIAEDGLGGWIPDIVHAHDWQAGLVPVYMKQGKAAATPTVMTIHNIAFQGQFGPDIFPQLELPQSVFSVDGLEYYGDVSFLKGGLQMATAITTVSPTYAQEIRTPAFGMGLDGLINARADALHGIVNGIDSQVWDPAIDPLVPFHYSHSKLKKRQSNREALAERFGLAGTDGPVFTVVSRLTWQKGIDVLTELVDDIVAMGAKLVVLGSGDQALEAALEAATARHPGHVGVVIGYDEPLSHLMQAGGDVILVPSRFEPCGLTQLYGLRYGNVPVVARTGGLADTIIDANEAASAARVATGFQFSPVTPDALREALRRAVRAFADPKVWARLQNQGMKADVSWDRSALRYADLYAELLANKE
- the glgC gene encoding glucose-1-phosphate adenylyltransferase, with the translated sequence MENKRVQPLARDAMAYVLAGGRGSRLKELTDRRAKPAVFFGGKSRIIDFALSNALNSGIRRIGVATQYKAHSLIRHMQRGWNFLRPERNESFDILPASQRVSETQWYDGTADAVFQNIDIIESYAPKYMVILAGDHIYKMDYELMLQQHVNSGADVTVGCLEVPRMEAVGFGVMHVNDKDEIIAFVEKPADPPAMPDKPDMALASMGIYVFNTDFLMDELRRDATNPDSSRDFGKDIIPYIVENGKAVAHRFAESCVRETPEKEAYWRDVGTIDAYWQANIDLTDILPELDLYDRSWPIWTYAEIRPPAKFVHNEEGRRGMALSSLVSGDCIISGSELHRSLIFTGVLCRSYSKLNEAVVLPECVIGRHASLSKVVLDRGVKIPAGLVVGEDPELDASRFQRSESGICLITQDMLDRAGLIYE
- a CDS encoding alpha-D-glucose phosphate-specific phosphoglucomutase, with the protein product MRHPFPDQKPGTSGLRKKVPVFQEPGYTEAFIQSIFDSLEGIEGKTLVIGGDGRFYNREVIQTAIRMAAANGFGRVLVGQGGILSTPAASHLIRKNKAFGGLILSASHNPGGPTEDFGIKYNISNGGPAPEKITEAMYARTQTIDRYLIADFDDVDLDQTGVFEAGGMAIEVVDPVTDYAELMETLFDFDAIRALVSGGFMVAFDAMHAVTGPYAREILVRRLGVDPALVFNATPLEDFGGHHPDPNLVHARMLYDLMMGPDAPDFGAASDGDGDRNLIIGRNIFVTPSDSLAMLAANAHLAPGYKGGLKGIARSMPTSGAADRVAAKLGVEMHETPTGWKFFGNLLDAGRCTICGEESAGTGSDHVREKDGLWAVLLWLNILAVRRQSALEIVRDHWAEYGRTYYSRHDYEAIETENANRLMAALEDSFGSLAGRQVGSLTVEKADSFSYHDPVDGSVSRNQGLRIFFEGGARLVFRLSGTGTSGATLRVYMERHEPDVSRHDQETQTALAPVIEAAETLAGIRKHTGRDAPTVIT